The genomic stretch ACGACCTCGCCGACGATCCCGTCGAACTGCAGGCGACGCTCGTCTGCCTGCTGAAAACCCAGGCCGACCGCGCTGCCGTGCCGATCGAGGTGCAGCAGCGTCTGGTCGGAAAGGCGGCCTGATGCGCGCGACCCGCTTTCCCCAACGGCAAACGGTTCCGGAGCGCATGGCGGGCTTCATGGCCCATCTGCGGCTGAACGGGCTCGATGCCGGGCTCCCCGAAAGCGAGGCGGCGCTCGCCGCGCTCCACGCAATCGATGCGACGGACCGCGACGAGGTGCGGCTTGCGCTGAAATCGGTCTGCGCCCGTGGCGCGGATGGTTTTCGCGCCTTTGACGATCTGTTCGACGCCTATTGGCTTGCCAACGGCCGGGGCCGGGAGCGGCCGGCGCGCGAACGCGAACGCGAACTCGAGCGTCGGCCACCACGCCAGACGTCCAACATTCGCGAGATGATGGAGAGCCGCGCCAGCGGCGGCGTGCCGGATGTTCCAGACAATGGCAGCGAAGGCGAGAGCGAGGCCGGCGGGACGGGACGCCTGCTCGCATCGCGGATCGAGGCCGTGCGCCGCGCCGATCTTCGCGGTCTCGTCACGCCGGAAGAACTGGCCGAAGCCGAGGCCGTCGCCCGCCAGATCGCCCGGGCGCTCCGCGACCGGCGCTCGCGGCGGCGCAAGGCGGCACGGCGCGGTGCCTTGCTGGATCTCCGCCGCATCGCCCGCCGTTCGGTCGCCCATGGCGGCGACCCGGTCGAACTCCTGCGCCGGCGCCGGCCGGACCGGCCGGTGAACATCGTCGCGATCTGCGACGTGTCGGGCTCCATGAGCGTCTATGCGCGCATCTTCCTCGCCTTTCTGCAGGGTCTCGTCAGCGCCGACAGCCGCACCGACGCCTTCCTCCTGCACACGCGGCTCGTGCGGATATCCGACGCGCTGCGCGACAATGACACGTTGAGGGCGGTGGAGCGGCTGTCGCTGATGGCGAACGGCTTTGGCGGCGGCACGAGGATCGGCGCAAACCTGAAGCAATTCAACGATCAATATGCGCGCGGCATGGTGACGGGAAGAACCATAGTGGTGATCCTCTCCGACGGCTACGACACGGATCCCGCGGATCAGGTAGGTACCGAACTCGCCCGGCTAAGGCGGCGGGGCTGCAAGATCGTCTGGCTCAATCCGCTGAAGGGCTGGGAGGGTTACGAGCCGGTGGCGCGGGGCATGGCGGCGGCGCTGCCGCATCTCGATCTCTTCGCCGCAGCCAATACGCTCGATGCGCTCGCGGCGCTTGAACCGCATCTTCGAAAGGTGTGAGCGGAGGAGGCTCGCATGATGAGGAAACCGAAAATCGACGAGATCGCACAGGAGCTGAAACGCGCCGGAACGCCCTTCGTCATGGCAACGGTTGTGCGCACCGTCGCGGCGACGGCGGCGAAGGCCGGCGCCAAGGCCGTGATCCTTGAGGATGGCACGATCGCCGAGGGCTGGATCGGCGGCGGCTGCGCGCGCGGCGCGGTGCTGCGGGCAGCGAAGGACGCGATCACCGATGGCGAACCGCGTCTGATCTCCGTCCAGCCGGAGGATCTGCTGTCCGAGCTTGGCGTGGCGCCGGGCGAAGTCCGAAACGGCATCCGCTTTGCCCGCAACATGTGCCCGTCCAAGGGAACCATGGACGTGTTCATCGAGCCGGTGCTGCCGGTCCCGCATCTCTACGTGCTGGGCGCAAGCCCGGTCGGCATCGCGCTCGCCGATCTCGCCCGCCGCTTTGGCTTCCATACCGTCGCCTGCGCGCCG from Pseudorhizobium banfieldiae encodes the following:
- a CDS encoding vWA domain-containing protein, whose amino-acid sequence is MRATRFPQRQTVPERMAGFMAHLRLNGLDAGLPESEAALAALHAIDATDRDEVRLALKSVCARGADGFRAFDDLFDAYWLANGRGRERPARERERELERRPPRQTSNIREMMESRASGGVPDVPDNGSEGESEAGGTGRLLASRIEAVRRADLRGLVTPEELAEAEAVARQIARALRDRRSRRRKAARRGALLDLRRIARRSVAHGGDPVELLRRRRPDRPVNIVAICDVSGSMSVYARIFLAFLQGLVSADSRTDAFLLHTRLVRISDALRDNDTLRAVERLSLMANGFGGGTRIGANLKQFNDQYARGMVTGRTIVVILSDGYDTDPADQVGTELARLRRRGCKIVWLNPLKGWEGYEPVARGMAAALPHLDLFAAANTLDALAALEPHLRKV